From Candidatus Eisenbacteria bacterium, a single genomic window includes:
- a CDS encoding glycosyltransferase family 4 protein, with product MKIAMIGQKGVPATYGGIERHVEEIAVRLGRSGHDVSAFCRLHYTPEDARLPGVHLLRRPSIHTKHLDTASHVLWSTVEAMLRPFDIVHFHALGPSALATLPRLTGSRTVVTVHGLDWQRQKWGRFASWVLKQCEGPAAHFPNRTIVVSKTLRQYFKEHHHCDAVFIPNGTHLPQPRPARKLASLGLTPGKYVLFVGRLVPEKGVHFLCEAFSRIDSDMTLALVGGLSFTQDYLDQLKRFEGPRVRFLDYMYGEMLEELWSNAYVVVQPSILEGLSIALLEALSYGRCVLMSDIPENREVAEECAAMFQSQNVDDLERQLRMLLEHPEVVRRYESQARGHIAEHFSWDKVAASTEAVYRELLATRR from the coding sequence ATGAAGATCGCGATGATCGGCCAGAAGGGAGTGCCCGCGACCTATGGCGGCATCGAGCGCCACGTCGAGGAGATCGCGGTGCGGCTGGGTCGTTCCGGACACGACGTATCGGCGTTTTGCCGCCTGCACTACACACCCGAAGACGCGCGCCTGCCGGGCGTCCATCTGTTGCGGCGCCCCAGCATCCACACCAAGCACCTCGATACCGCGAGTCACGTGCTGTGGTCGACGGTCGAGGCGATGCTGCGCCCGTTCGACATCGTGCATTTCCACGCGCTCGGGCCTTCGGCCCTGGCGACGCTGCCGCGCCTGACCGGCTCGCGCACCGTGGTGACCGTGCACGGCCTCGACTGGCAGCGTCAGAAGTGGGGTCGCTTCGCGTCGTGGGTGCTCAAGCAGTGTGAAGGACCGGCCGCACACTTTCCGAACCGCACGATCGTGGTGTCGAAGACGCTGCGCCAGTATTTCAAGGAGCATCATCACTGCGATGCCGTTTTCATCCCCAACGGCACGCACCTGCCGCAGCCGCGCCCGGCGCGCAAGCTCGCCTCGCTCGGCCTCACACCCGGGAAGTACGTTCTGTTCGTGGGGCGACTGGTGCCCGAGAAGGGTGTCCACTTCCTGTGCGAGGCGTTCAGCCGCATCGACAGCGACATGACGCTCGCGCTGGTGGGCGGGCTCTCGTTCACCCAGGACTATCTCGATCAGCTCAAGCGCTTCGAGGGGCCGCGGGTGCGATTCCTCGACTACATGTACGGCGAAATGCTCGAAGAGCTGTGGAGCAACGCGTATGTGGTGGTGCAGCCCTCGATCCTCGAGGGCCTCTCGATCGCGCTGCTCGAGGCGCTGTCGTACGGGCGCTGCGTGCTGATGTCGGACATCCCGGAGAACCGCGAGGTGGCGGAGGAGTGCGCGGCCATGTTCCAGAGCCAGAACGTCGACGATCTCGAGCGACAGCTCCGCATGCTCCTCGAACACCCCGAGGTCGTGCGCCGCTACGAATCGCAAGCCCGTGGTCACATCGCCGAGCACTTCTCGTGGGACAAGGTGGCGGCGAGCACCGAGGCGGTCTACCGCGAGCTGCTCGCGACCCGGCGCTAG
- a CDS encoding glycosyltransferase: MIVHGFAGNDLYPARFGASQRLLGLYRGLARGHETHVLAQVPNRHPGPVSLEVSGIRVRRARAWYTAIAWRLERARLAPDAIVALAHDLAAGALRASLPGTPDVVIADLALAGVLSEARGALRVYHAHNVELDHFRTAGPRVLGRGFWAQVVRSIEARACAAADLVTVTGASDAERMHEEYGVPPARLLVIPNGYDETAVRPPSVEERSAARAAFGFESDETVALFLGSDVPHNRSALTELLARGLPDAGTRVRVLVVGGVSRALAASHDARIVSRPETDDLRTALHAADVGLNPALSGSGSNVKLPTYLAAGLAVVTTPHGVRGYETLMDAVEIVPLEKFGVRLAAAPRGWHARGAAPPTALARHAWGALGEHWGERLGERVRARLGAAATPPTADAPREVRA, from the coding sequence ATGATCGTTCACGGTTTTGCGGGCAACGACCTCTACCCGGCGCGCTTCGGCGCATCGCAGCGCCTGCTGGGGCTCTATCGCGGTCTCGCACGGGGGCACGAGACCCACGTGCTGGCACAGGTGCCGAACCGCCATCCGGGTCCGGTTTCGCTCGAGGTGAGCGGAATCCGCGTGAGACGCGCGCGGGCCTGGTACACCGCGATCGCATGGCGCCTCGAACGCGCGCGGCTTGCGCCCGACGCGATCGTTGCGCTGGCGCACGATCTCGCCGCCGGCGCGCTGCGAGCCTCTCTACCGGGAACTCCAGACGTGGTGATCGCGGATCTCGCGCTCGCGGGTGTGCTCTCCGAGGCGCGAGGTGCGCTGCGTGTCTATCACGCCCACAACGTCGAGCTCGACCACTTCCGAACCGCCGGCCCGCGGGTGCTGGGCCGTGGATTCTGGGCGCAGGTGGTGCGTTCGATCGAGGCGCGGGCGTGCGCGGCCGCCGACCTGGTCACGGTGACGGGCGCATCCGATGCGGAGCGCATGCACGAGGAGTACGGCGTGCCGCCTGCGCGACTGCTGGTGATCCCGAACGGCTACGACGAGACCGCGGTGCGTCCCCCGAGCGTCGAAGAGCGGTCGGCCGCGCGTGCCGCATTCGGATTCGAGTCGGACGAGACGGTGGCGTTGTTCCTGGGCTCGGATGTCCCGCACAATCGCTCGGCGCTCACCGAACTGCTCGCACGCGGGCTGCCGGACGCCGGCACGCGCGTGCGAGTGCTGGTGGTCGGCGGAGTCTCGCGCGCGCTCGCGGCGAGCCACGATGCGCGCATCGTCTCGAGACCCGAAACCGACGACTTGCGCACTGCCCTGCACGCCGCCGATGTCGGACTCAATCCCGCCCTCTCGGGCAGCGGCAGCAACGTGAAGCTGCCGACCTATCTGGCCGCGGGCCTCGCGGTCGTGACCACGCCGCACGGCGTTCGCGGCTACGAGACGCTCATGGATGCCGTCGAGATCGTGCCGCTCGAGAAGTTCGGCGTGCGGCTCGCCGCCGCACCCCGCGGCTGGCATGCGCGTGGCGCCGCACCACCCACCGCACTCGCGCGTCACGCGTGGGGGGCACTGGGCGAGCACTGGGGCGAGCGCCTCGGCGAGCGCGTGCGTGCCCGCCTCGGCGCGGCGGCGACACCACCGACCGCGGATGCGCCGCGCGAGGTGCGCGCATGA
- a CDS encoding glycosyltransferase, which produces MRLGVVVPCHRQERHLPRTLAALGRALEGRDWQGVVVRTGGGPAPEPHPQWLQSSPPALQVSTPGASRMHGLSLLAGEWILFVDADTEVDAAWLARALATATAAEAGLAGVGGRLEEWNEVAGAERCADPDMNRVGDAEREVPLLTTPVLYRRAALEAVGGYDVRLSAEEDFELGMRLGRSGYRLRVVPGPAARHWNDPRPSFAELARRWRSGLAFGPGQALRLYVGRPGFARLAARQWFAWFALVFWLAGGVALVASLASRSPLAVAAWSAALLLMLLALAFRKRSARLGLHAWLAWTLGAAGLVAGFLGFGGARTAAQRTS; this is translated from the coding sequence ATGAGGCTCGGAGTCGTGGTGCCGTGCCATCGGCAGGAGCGACACCTTCCGCGCACGCTCGCCGCACTCGGGCGAGCGCTTGAGGGGCGCGATTGGCAGGGTGTGGTGGTGCGGACCGGTGGAGGGCCCGCGCCCGAGCCGCACCCGCAGTGGCTGCAATCGAGTCCGCCGGCGCTCCAGGTCTCGACGCCGGGGGCTTCGCGCATGCACGGACTTTCGCTCCTCGCGGGGGAGTGGATTCTGTTCGTCGACGCCGACACCGAGGTCGATGCCGCGTGGCTCGCACGCGCGCTTGCGACGGCGACCGCGGCCGAGGCGGGGCTCGCGGGTGTCGGCGGGCGGCTCGAGGAGTGGAACGAAGTCGCCGGCGCCGAGCGGTGCGCCGACCCCGACATGAATCGTGTCGGTGATGCGGAGCGCGAGGTTCCGTTGCTCACGACACCGGTCTTGTACCGGCGCGCGGCGCTCGAGGCCGTCGGCGGCTACGACGTCCGGCTGTCGGCCGAGGAGGATTTCGAACTCGGCATGCGTCTTGGTCGTTCGGGGTATCGGTTGCGCGTGGTGCCGGGTCCCGCCGCGCGTCACTGGAACGATCCGCGTCCGAGCTTCGCGGAGCTCGCGCGCCGCTGGCGCAGCGGACTCGCATTCGGTCCCGGGCAGGCGCTGCGACTCTACGTGGGTCGACCCGGGTTCGCGCGGCTCGCGGCTCGACAGTGGTTCGCATGGTTCGCGCTGGTGTTCTGGCTGGCGGGCGGTGTCGCGCTGGTCGCAAGTCTCGCGTCACGGTCGCCGTTGGCCGTGGCCGCGTGGAGCGCCGCGCTGCTTCTGATGCTGCTGGCGCTCGCGTTTCGCAAGCGCAGCGCGCGGCTCGGACTGCACGCATGGCTCGCATGGACTCTCGGTGCGGCCGGGCTGGTGGCGGGCTTCCTCGGGTTCGGCGGTGCGCGGACCGCGGCGCAGAGGACTTCATGA
- a CDS encoding glycosyltransferase family 4 protein — MESARLSLLIAESGRTLGGTERVVWELATRLPSHRYDVQVWLSDAPAVNELAEALAARGIAVERMREIESRWDWRGMLATWRRLRRLKPTVLHVHHVWPSADRYLAGLARAASVPHLVITEHLVGHPNSRAQTTLKRLELDGADAVTVVSEAIAHSLTADYGVARERLRVVPNGAETPDEDVEWPLARALRTSLGAGVSRPLWVCAGRLESQKGQDVLLDALALVHGRGIAFVAAFAGTGGEQAALERRATELGLADHVRWLGQVEEIGPLLLAADLVVMPSRWEGLPLTLLEAMARGRPVVASAVGGIPEVVEDGVHGRLVPAADASALAETLADCVRTPDATRQLGVRGLERVRQRYTWERVVESFETVYDEVLGLASFAGSTRVASSRPDGGGPR; from the coding sequence GTGGAATCCGCGCGCCTGAGCCTGCTGATCGCCGAGAGCGGTCGAACGCTCGGTGGCACCGAGCGAGTGGTGTGGGAACTTGCCACGCGCCTGCCCTCGCATCGCTACGACGTGCAGGTGTGGCTGTCGGACGCGCCGGCGGTGAACGAACTCGCGGAAGCGCTGGCGGCCCGCGGCATCGCAGTCGAACGAATGCGTGAAATCGAATCGCGCTGGGACTGGCGCGGCATGCTCGCGACCTGGCGGCGCCTGCGGCGGCTCAAGCCGACGGTGCTCCACGTGCATCACGTGTGGCCATCCGCGGATCGCTATCTGGCCGGACTCGCGCGGGCGGCCTCGGTGCCGCATCTCGTGATCACGGAACATCTGGTCGGCCATCCGAACTCGCGCGCCCAGACCACGCTCAAGCGGCTCGAGCTGGACGGTGCCGACGCGGTGACGGTGGTGAGTGAGGCGATCGCTCACTCGCTGACCGCCGACTACGGAGTGGCGCGGGAGCGCCTGCGCGTGGTGCCGAACGGGGCCGAGACTCCCGACGAAGACGTCGAATGGCCGCTTGCACGCGCGCTGCGCACCTCGCTCGGCGCGGGAGTGTCGCGACCGCTGTGGGTGTGCGCGGGGCGGCTCGAGTCGCAGAAGGGGCAGGACGTGTTGCTCGATGCGCTGGCGCTCGTGCACGGTCGCGGCATTGCGTTCGTGGCCGCCTTTGCGGGGACCGGCGGCGAGCAGGCAGCACTCGAGCGGCGCGCGACCGAGCTCGGGCTCGCGGATCACGTGCGGTGGCTCGGCCAGGTCGAGGAGATCGGCCCGCTGCTGCTCGCCGCCGACCTGGTGGTGATGCCGTCGCGCTGGGAAGGCCTTCCGCTCACCCTGCTCGAGGCCATGGCGCGCGGCCGGCCGGTGGTGGCCAGTGCGGTCGGCGGCATTCCCGAGGTGGTCGAAGACGGTGTGCACGGCCGTCTGGTGCCCGCCGCCGACGCGTCCGCGCTCGCGGAGACGCTGGCGGACTGCGTTCGCACCCCCGATGCGACGCGGCAGCTCGGCGTGCGCGGCCTCGAGCGCGTGCGTCAGCGCTACACCTGGGAGCGTGTGGTGGAGTCATTCGAGACCGTCTACGACGAGGTGCTGGGGCTCGCGAGCTTCGCCGGCTCCACGCGCGTCGCAAGCAGTCGCCCGGACGGCGGAGGGCCGCGATGA
- a CDS encoding glycosyltransferase family 4 protein: MGSPGRVLHLSENLTLPFDRRVWMELNALKDAGYSVAAICPAGERWAAGHEVLDGIEIWRYPPPPPTQGFVSYVWEFLYCWLQTLWLTLRVQSRGGFDVIHAANPPDTFWAIALLFKPFGVRYVFDHHDLCPELYVARFGAERAGSWPHRVLGWLESAQYRTADLVIATNTSYRRIALGRGRMAPERVFVVRSGPSRHRFATVRAPDLALKHGRPYLVAYLGVMAPQDGVDHLLRAAHHLVVTLGRRDVSFTLIGAGDSFEDLKRLSHELGLDEDVRFTGRIPDPEVEAILATADVCVSPDPLNPLNDVSTMNKVLEYMACAKPVVCFDLREHRASAGDGALYAEPNRDEDLAAGIATLLDDAARRHSMGERNRQRFLDSLSWEHNTGELLRAYETLWNPRA; encoded by the coding sequence ATGGGCTCGCCTGGTAGGGTTCTGCATCTGTCCGAGAATCTCACGCTGCCGTTCGATCGGCGCGTGTGGATGGAGCTCAACGCGCTCAAGGATGCCGGCTACTCGGTCGCGGCGATCTGTCCGGCCGGCGAGCGATGGGCCGCGGGCCACGAAGTGCTCGACGGCATCGAGATCTGGCGCTATCCGCCGCCGCCGCCGACCCAGGGCTTCGTCTCTTACGTGTGGGAGTTCCTGTACTGCTGGCTGCAGACGCTGTGGCTCACCCTGCGCGTGCAGTCGCGCGGCGGCTTCGACGTGATCCACGCCGCGAATCCGCCCGACACGTTCTGGGCGATTGCGCTGCTCTTCAAGCCGTTCGGAGTGCGCTACGTGTTCGATCATCACGACCTGTGTCCGGAGCTGTACGTGGCGCGGTTCGGGGCGGAACGTGCCGGGAGCTGGCCGCATCGGGTGCTCGGCTGGCTCGAGTCGGCGCAGTACCGGACCGCCGATCTGGTCATCGCGACCAACACCTCGTATCGGCGGATCGCGCTCGGGCGCGGCCGAATGGCGCCGGAACGCGTGTTCGTGGTGCGCAGTGGCCCGAGCCGCCATCGATTCGCGACCGTGCGCGCCCCGGACCTGGCGCTCAAGCACGGGCGGCCGTACCTGGTGGCCTACCTCGGTGTGATGGCGCCCCAGGATGGAGTGGACCATCTGCTGCGAGCGGCGCATCACCTGGTGGTGACGCTGGGGCGCCGCGACGTCTCGTTCACGCTGATCGGAGCCGGTGATTCATTCGAGGACCTGAAGCGGCTCTCGCACGAGCTGGGTCTCGACGAGGACGTGCGGTTCACCGGGCGCATTCCGGATCCCGAAGTCGAGGCGATCCTCGCGACCGCGGACGTGTGCGTGAGTCCTGATCCGCTCAACCCGCTCAACGACGTGTCGACGATGAACAAAGTGCTGGAATACATGGCGTGCGCGAAGCCCGTGGTGTGCTTCGACCTGCGGGAGCATCGCGCGTCGGCCGGCGATGGCGCACTCTACGCCGAGCCCAATCGCGACGAGGACCTGGCGGCGGGGATCGCGACGCTGCTCGACGACGCCGCGCGACGCCATTCGATGGGCGAACGCAATCGGCAACGCTTCCTGGATTCATTGTCATGGGAACACAACACCGGCGAGCTGTTGCGCGCCTACGAGACGCTGTGGAATCCGCGCGCCTGA
- a CDS encoding nucleotide sugar dehydrogenase — protein MRVVVVGLGYVGSVCSACLASHGHEVMGVDLSEFKVGCIERGESPIVETGLPAMIARERKAGRLRATTRIADAMVGAEVVLLCVGTPSAADGSLDLTHVKRSCAEVGASLANNGVRTTIVMRSTMLPGSVEEQLLPVLEQASGMKAGDGFGIAYNPEFLREGSAVADFEGALYTVIGADDPGSADALKRLYHDVGGELLVTAIRTAEMLKYVNNAFHALKVAFANEIGRLSQRERVDSHEVMRLFLKDTRLNVSPAYLMPGFAFGGSCLPKDLRAITSRSVAHHLELPVLQNILRSNDEHIEAAIHLIERLKKRRVGVLGLSFKAGTDDLRESPILRVIGTLVGKGYSVLLHDPNLDMERVLGANRRFVEDEVPYLPERMRHTVDEVLRDSEVVVIANGSAEYRELGPRLVAGQVLVDLVHAVDPATVRNAEYHGLAW, from the coding sequence ATGCGTGTGGTGGTGGTCGGACTCGGTTATGTGGGCTCGGTGTGCTCGGCATGCCTGGCGTCGCACGGCCACGAGGTGATGGGCGTCGACCTGAGCGAGTTCAAGGTCGGCTGTATCGAGCGCGGTGAGAGTCCGATCGTCGAGACCGGGCTGCCGGCGATGATCGCGCGCGAACGCAAGGCCGGGCGGCTGCGCGCGACCACGCGCATCGCCGATGCGATGGTCGGCGCCGAAGTGGTGCTGCTGTGCGTCGGTACGCCGAGCGCCGCCGATGGCAGCCTCGACCTCACCCACGTGAAGCGCTCGTGCGCCGAAGTCGGCGCCTCACTGGCGAACAACGGGGTGCGGACGACGATCGTGATGCGCAGCACCATGCTGCCCGGCAGCGTCGAGGAGCAGCTGCTCCCGGTGCTGGAACAGGCCTCGGGCATGAAGGCCGGCGACGGCTTCGGGATCGCCTACAACCCCGAGTTCCTGAGGGAAGGCAGCGCGGTCGCCGACTTCGAAGGTGCGCTCTACACCGTGATCGGCGCCGACGATCCCGGCAGCGCGGATGCGCTCAAGCGTCTCTATCACGATGTCGGCGGCGAACTGCTGGTGACCGCGATTCGCACCGCCGAAATGCTCAAGTACGTGAACAACGCCTTCCACGCGCTCAAGGTCGCGTTCGCGAACGAGATCGGGCGCCTGTCGCAGCGCGAGCGCGTCGACAGCCACGAGGTGATGCGGCTGTTCCTCAAGGACACGCGTCTCAACGTGAGCCCGGCCTATCTGATGCCGGGGTTCGCGTTCGGCGGCTCGTGCCTGCCGAAGGATCTGCGCGCGATCACGAGCCGCTCCGTCGCTCACCACCTCGAGCTGCCGGTGCTGCAGAACATCCTGCGTTCGAACGACGAGCACATCGAGGCGGCGATCCACCTGATCGAGCGGCTCAAGAAGCGGCGCGTGGGTGTGCTCGGCCTGTCCTTCAAGGCCGGCACCGACGACCTGCGCGAAAGCCCGATCCTGCGGGTGATCGGGACGCTGGTCGGCAAGGGCTACTCGGTGCTGCTCCACGACCCGAATCTCGACATGGAGCGGGTGCTCGGCGCCAATCGACGTTTCGTCGAGGATGAAGTGCCGTATCTGCCGGAGCGGATGCGTCACACGGTCGACGAGGTGCTGCGCGACAGCGAAGTGGTCGTGATCGCGAACGGCTCGGCCGAATACCGCGAGCTCGGCCCGCGGCTCGTGGCCGGGCAGGTGCTGGTGGATCTCGTTCACGCAGTGGATCCCGCCACGGTGCGCAACGCGGAGTACCATGGGCTCGCCTGGTAG